Proteins from one candidate division WOR-3 bacterium genomic window:
- a CDS encoding PhzF family phenazine biosynthesis protein encodes MAGRHEFVICDVFTNRQFSGNQLAVFLHAAGLEGEKMQALAREMHFSETTFIMSRRPSERGWPVRIFTPAREVPFAGHPSLGTGFVIWQEFLGRSADRVVLDLAVGSIPVEVVGNGERFVMTQAEPDFGDVIEPGRAAAILGIAEDDIDVRFPAQEVSTGLWFLIVPVRRLEPVQQVRICRSEYDRLCSEHRAKAVLAFCPETVEPENDFHVRVFCDYYDVPEDPATGSANGCLCAWLVRHEYSGKPEVRAICEQGFEIMRPSRLYLEGRRRGAGIEVKVGGGVVMTARGTVVELEH; translated from the coding sequence ATGGCTGGCCGGCATGAGTTCGTTATCTGTGACGTGTTTACGAACCGGCAGTTCAGCGGGAATCAGCTTGCGGTGTTTCTGCACGCCGCCGGGCTTGAGGGAGAGAAAATGCAGGCACTAGCCCGCGAGATGCATTTCAGCGAGACGACGTTCATCATGAGTCGCCGTCCAAGTGAGCGCGGCTGGCCGGTGCGGATTTTCACACCGGCCCGGGAAGTTCCTTTTGCCGGGCACCCTAGTCTGGGTACAGGTTTTGTCATCTGGCAGGAGTTTCTGGGGCGTTCTGCGGACCGGGTTGTGCTTGACCTGGCGGTGGGAAGTATTCCGGTCGAGGTTGTCGGCAATGGCGAGCGCTTTGTCATGACTCAGGCCGAGCCGGATTTCGGCGACGTTATTGAACCGGGCCGGGCCGCAGCAATTCTCGGTATTGCTGAGGATGATATTGATGTGCGATTTCCGGCCCAGGAGGTTTCGACCGGGTTGTGGTTTCTCATTGTGCCGGTGAGAAGACTGGAGCCGGTTCAGCAGGTCCGAATCTGCCGGTCTGAGTATGACCGGTTGTGCAGTGAGCATCGGGCCAAGGCCGTGCTCGCATTCTGTCCCGAGACAGTTGAGCCGGAGAACGACTTTCACGTGCGGGTGTTCTGCGATTATTACGATGTGCCGGAGGACCCGGCAACCGGTAGTGCAAACGGATGCCTGTGCGCGTGGCTGGTCCGGCACGAGTATTCTGGCAAGCCCGAGGTAAGGGCCATTTGTGAGCAGGGGTTTGAGATAATGCGGCCATCGCGGCTGTATCTTGAGGGCCGCAGGCGCGGGGCAGGGATAGAAGTCAAGGTTGGTGGTGGAGTGGTGATGACGGCTAGGGGCACAGTCGTCGAGCTGGAGCATTGA